In Drosophila suzukii chromosome Y, CBGP_Dsuzu_IsoJpt1.0, whole genome shotgun sequence, the following proteins share a genomic window:
- the LOC139353613 gene encoding uncharacterized protein yields the protein MSAPLTPRTELLEQRTRELRGVRAQLEVVSYEKTVLEGQQAEEDLIKTLNKEHDGQESTAKLKNAVQNGEYADNVLNEFDHLKRSLMKESSQKEAIIAETNDKLQDLRAEKSVLVEQLEQRLEESSLKRDKQELGRCLQEAREELHNRRKVLNASSDLLNCSLSPNTTPENLDSSVVDKQLREKEHENAELRKELQKQNAILLELSESVACFVEKHSIEPDPLAPSVLSSISMIRSSFSVCCSSSMVFS from the exons ATGTCCGCTCCGCTCACACCCAGAACCGAGCTGCTGGAGCAGCGCACCCGGGAGCTGCGCGGTGTTCGCgcccagctggaggtggtgtcCTACGAGAAGACCGTTCTCGAAGGGCAGCAAGCGGAGGAGGATCTGATTAAAACGCTAAACAAAG AACATGATGGCCAAGAGTCAACTGCCAAGCTCAAGAACGCCGTCCAGAATGGTGAGTATGCCGACAACGTGCTAAATGAGTTCGATCAT TTGAAGCGAAGCCTGATGAAGGAAAGCAGCCAAAAGGAGGCCATTATAGCCGAGACTAACGATAAGCTACAGGATTTGCGCGCCGAAAAATCCGTGCTTGTCGAGCAG CTGGAACAGCGCCTGGAGGAATCCAGCCTGAAGCGCGACAAGCAGGAGCTGGGTCGTTGTCTACAGGAAGCGCGCGAGGAGTTACACAACCGACGTAAGGTTCTAAATGCGTCCTCGGATTTGCTCAACTGTTCCCTGTCCCCGAACACCACGCCCGAGAATCTGGACAGCTCTGTGGTCGACAAGCAGCTGCGCGAGAAGGAGCACGAGAACGCCGAGCTGAGGAAAGAGCTGCAGAAGCAGAACGCTATCTTGCTGGAGCTAAGCGAGAGTGTGGCTTGCTTCGTCGAGAAGCACAGCATCGAGCCTGACCCTCTGGCCCCATCAGTGTTGTCCAGCATTTCTATGATCAGGTCCTCCTTCTCCGTTTGCTGCTCCTCGAGTATGGTCTTCTCGTAG